The genomic region CACGTTGCGGCGCCTGTTCGACGGCCTGCCCGAGCACCCGCGGACGCTGCCCGAGCTCCTCGAGCGCCTGGCCGGGCCTGCCCAGGTGCCGCTCCTCTTGGAGCTGGTGCGCGCGGTGGCCGTCGATCGCGTGCCGCGGAGCTGCCTGCACCGGGCGCCGCTCCTGGATCGCGGGCGGATGCGGCTGGAGACGCGCGTCTTTGCCGAGCCCGGGCACGCCTCGCTCTGCGGCATCACCGCGCCGGCGCCCGCCGCGCAAACCGAGCGGGCGCTGGCCCAGCGCACCGAGCTGCGGACCCTGCGCCGGCGCGTCCATGACCTGCACGCCGTGCTCGACTCCCTGGCCGAGAGCGTCCTGCTGCAGAGCCCCGATGGTGAGACGACCTTCATCAATCGCGCGGCCCGCGCGTTCTTGCAGGTCACCGATCCCCGGATGTCCTCGCGCGATGTCAGCGGCCTCTTCGAGCTCTTCGACGCCCGGGGCAATGTCCTCACCTTCGACGACCTCCCGGGCCAGCACGCGCTGAAGGGCGAGCTCCCGTCGCCGAGGCTGGTGCACTCCCGGAGGCTGGGCGAGGGCGAGGAGCGCTGGGCGATCGTCCGGGCCACGCCCATCTTCGGGCCCGGGCACAGGGTCCGGATGGTGGTGAATGCCTGGTCGGATGTGACCGCCGTGCGCCGCGCCCACGATGCCCTGCGCCGCGAGCGCGCGCTGTTGCAGGCCCAGAGCGACGCCTCACTCGACGCCACGTTGATCGTCGCCCCCAGCGGCGAGCTCCTCTACATGAACCGCCGCTTCCACGCGCTGTGGGGCCTGAAGCCCACGACGGGCGCCACCTCCGACGACGCGCGCGCCCTGCAGACCGCGCGCGACAAGGTGGCCGACCCCGAGGGCTTCGTGCGCCGTATCCAGGAGATCTACGCCTCGCCCGACGCCACCAGCCACGACGAGGTGCTCATGCGCGACGGCCGCGTGCTGGAGCGCTACAGCGCGCCGGCGCTGGGCGAGGACGGGGAGCGCTACGGCCGGGTGTGGTTCTTCCGCGACGTGACCGAGGCCAAGCGCGCCGAGCAGCGCGAGCGCCTCTTGATCGAAGAGCGGGCCGCCCGCAGCACCGCCGAGCTCGCCAAGGGCCGCTGGCAGTTCCTCGCCGAGGTGAGCCAGCGTCTTGGCAGCTCGCTCAATCTCGACGCCGTGCTTCGCGAGACCGGCGCGCTCTCCCTCCGACGCCTGGCCGACTGCTGCTTCATCGATCTCCTGGGCGAGGACGGTGCGCTGCACGCCGCAGCGACCTCCTGCGCCGATCCGGTTCGGAACGCCGCCCTGGAGCGGCTGCGCGAATTTCGAGGCGCGGGGACACCGCAGGACATGGCCGAGGCCTTGCGCACCGGCCAGCCCCAGCTCACCCGGCTCGGCCTGAGGCCCCCGACGGATCCCGCCCGCGCGGAGGACGAGGCCGGCTTTGCGTCGCTGCGAATCTCCTGGCTGCTGACCTTGCCGCTCGGCCCGCGCGACCGCCAGCTGGGCACGCTCACTCTCGGCCGGGCGGGGGCGCCCACCTTCGCCGATCAGCAGATGGCCGTGGAGCTCGCCAGCCGCGCAGCGACGGCCATCGAGAGCGCGCTCCTCTACCAACGCGCCCAGGAGGCGATTGGCCTGCGCGATGACTTCCTCTCCGTGGCCTCGCACGAGCTGCGGACGCCGATGACCGCGCTGCGACTCTCGCTCCAGGCCTTGATGCGCCAGGCCGAGCAGCACCCGGAGCGTGAATCGGAGACGACCGATCGACTGGTGCGGGCGGCGTCGCGGTACGAGGTGAGGCTGAGCAAGCTCGTGGACACGCTCCTCGACGTGACCCGCATCGAGAGCGGCAACCTCGCGCTCGAGCTCGAGCCGGTCGATCTCTGCGCCGTGGCCCAGGAGGTGGTCTCGCTCTTCCAGGCCGAGGCCGCGCGCTCGCACACCGCGATCGTGCTTCAGGCGCCCGGGCCGGTCGTCGGACATTGGGATCGCTCGCGGCTCGAGCAGGTGGTCACCAACCTGCTCTCCAACGCGCTCAAGTACGGCGCGGGCAGGCCCGTGCACGTCGAGATCGCCAGCTCGCAAGGCCGCGCGCAGCTGGTGGTGCGCGACCAGGGCATCGGCGTGCCGGTCGAACAGCACGAGAAGATCTTCGGGC from Deltaproteobacteria bacterium harbors:
- a CDS encoding PAS domain-containing protein gives rise to the protein MQPSILQSVGARREVAPLASAVSWRLVDAGQRVEVEAQGTLRRLFDGLPEHPRTLPELLERLAGPAQVPLLLELVRAVAVDRVPRSCLHRAPLLDRGRMRLETRVFAEPGHASLCGITAPAPAAQTERALAQRTELRTLRRRVHDLHAVLDSLAESVLLQSPDGETTFINRAARAFLQVTDPRMSSRDVSGLFELFDARGNVLTFDDLPGQHALKGELPSPRLVHSRRLGEGEERWAIVRATPIFGPGHRVRMVVNAWSDVTAVRRAHDALRRERALLQAQSDASLDATLIVAPSGELLYMNRRFHALWGLKPTTGATSDDARALQTARDKVADPEGFVRRIQEIYASPDATSHDEVLMRDGRVLERYSAPALGEDGERYGRVWFFRDVTEAKRAEQRERLLIEERAARSTAELAKGRWQFLAEVSQRLGSSLNLDAVLRETGALSLRRLADCCFIDLLGEDGALHAAATSCADPVRNAALERLREFRGAGTPQDMAEALRTGQPQLTRLGLRPPTDPARAEDEAGFASLRISWLLTLPLGPRDRQLGTLTLGRAGAPTFADQQMAVELASRAATAIESALLYQRAQEAIGLRDDFLSVASHELRTPMTALRLSLQALMRQAEQHPERESETTDRLVRAASRYEVRLSKLVDTLLDVTRIESGNLALELEPVDLCAVAQEVVSLFQAEAARSHTAIVLQAPGPVVGHWDRSRLEQVVTNLLSNALKYGAGRPVHVEIASSQGRAQLVVRDQGIGVPVEQHEKIFGRFERAVSSRHYGGLGLGLYIVKGITEALGGKVWLKSAPGAGATFTVELPCKGPAEVGQP